One segment of Drosophila mauritiana strain mau12 chromosome 3R, ASM438214v1, whole genome shotgun sequence DNA contains the following:
- the LOC117145305 gene encoding uncharacterized protein LOC117145305 — protein MTADSSARNVFRKNGVAGLGNNGHGRNLITTANPSGGSSASLLQKQLSFKTPVGSKQMGKSDEIEMIDSANIENFNTRYNKNSIIGWICCAPCIWLRTSAAVHKMAITSATLLVTTLLVASPILFLISTAPSPLPRDCYMDGDRCSPAVSAPPECSDPICEAVASSIQARLNWNKDPCTEFKKFSCWRNTPNKNITNLIEMGNSQKSVDSQMLYLFQNKIMNGSFGILHNLFESCLQQTTNSTVMHRIFDSLGGYLPVGSVGPSSIAPLIAKIYDLGPSPLVDLYYDLSYGRRPHILLIISGPSTSSTILERKIRWMSPKAPPSRIRQGVPKLLADLIENFLPYFVSYAQRVSEKDTIFEFIKDLNKLQVEHSRRGFWDSTVLYNVSSLQDLYPVLNWTLLIPQNWSGPIVVRNSDYLKALEYFLTKYPTRVAHNSLLLLSALQILPRDYPSPEVCTRSTMWALPELSSSLYIAQHSSEDLKDTTKRAEIIFKSLKAHLKRAPSLKGAALVKLSALKIQSQTWEGFSNTTDLLKSLQPLDITSECWFQNILEIYKKNKLEPNDISLNGGSHDAWAYPIVSTIFYDTLSHSIVVPLSVILIPYFNAVLPPYLHYASVGVSIAKEILRSITKSFDEKAMRCVPHSVNIFSNYSRMDILIHSGGMQISYHSMLSLTGPIKGMARLPGLNLTPTQIFFLVSAQELCAESNYLGIDTNAPEFDNILGWLVAQGGSATEVFKCPSGSMINIQKTCNVL, from the exons ATGACAGCTGATTCCAGTGCACGTAATGTTTTTCGAAAGAACGGCGTTGCCGGCTTGGGCAACAACGGTCATGGCCGGAATCTTATTACGACCGCCAATCCATCCGGAGGGAGTAGCGCCTCGCTGCTCCAAAAGCAGTTGTCCTTCAAGACGCCCGTTGGCTCCAAGCAGATGGGCAAATCCGATGAGATCGAAATGATCGACAGTGCTAACATCGAAAACTTCAATACCCGATATAATAAG AACAGCATTATAGGATGGATATGCTGTGCCCCGTGCATTTGGCTGCGCACCTCGGCCGCAGTGCACAAAATGGCCATCACATCAGCCACCTTGTTGGTGACCACATTGCTGGTAGCATCACccatattatttttgataagCACGGCACCCTCCCCTCTGCCCAGAGATTGCTACATGGACGGGGATCGGTGCTCGCCCGCCGTTTCAGCACCGCCGGAATGCTCGGATCCCATTTGCGAGGCAGTGGCCTCCAGCATCCAGGCCAGGCTCAATTGGAACAAGGACCCGTGCACGGAGTTCAAGAAGTTCAGCTGTTGGCGCAACACGcccaataaaaatataacgaaccTCATTGAAATGGGCAACTCCCAGAAGAGCGTCGATTCACAAATGCTGT ATCTATTCCAGAATAAGATTATGAACGGCAGCTTCGGTATATTGCACAATTTGTTCGAAAGCTGCTTGCAGCAGACAACCAACTCAACTGTCATGCACAGGATATTCGATTCCCTAGGCGGATATCTGCCTGTTGGCTCGGTGGGACCATCGAGTATAGCACCCTTAATAGCCAAGATCTATGATCTCGGTCCCAGTCCGTTAGTAGACCTATATTACGACCTCAGCTACGGTAGACGACCGCACATTCTACTTATTATTAGTGGACCCAGCACTTCGTCAACTATCCTCGAG CGAAAAATTCGTTGGATGAGTCCAAAAGCCCCGCCTAGTCGTATTCGACAAGGGGTACCAAAGTTGTTAGCCGATTTAATCGAGAATTTCCTACCCTACTTCGTGTCATATGCTCAAAGAGTCTCCGAGAAGGACACtatttttgaatttataaaGGACCTAAACAAG CTGCAAGTTGAACACTCTCGTCGAGGATTCTGGGACAGCACTGTTTTATATAATGTATCCAGTCTACAAGACTTGTACCCAGTT TTAAATTGGACATTGCTTATACCGCAGAACTGGAGCGGACCCATCGTTGTTAGGAATAGTGATTATCTGAAAGCCTTAGAATACTTTCTCACCAAGTACCCAACTAGAGTTGCACACAATTCGCTATTATTGCTGAGTGCTTTACAAATATTGCCACGTGATTATCCGAGCCCCGAAGTTTGCACCCGATCCACCATGTGGGCATTGCCCGAATTGTCATCCTCGCTATATATTGCTCAACATTCATCTGAAGACCTGAAGGACACCACAAAACGA GCTGAGATCATATTTAAGTCCTTAAAAGCGCACTTGAAGAGAGCGCCTTCTTTGAAAGGAGCTGCCCTAGTGAAACTATCGGCATTGAAGATCCAATCGCAGACCTGGGAGGGATTCTCAAACACAACGGACTTGTTGAAGAGTCTTCAACCTCTGGATATAACGTCCGAGTGCTGGTTTCAAAACATTTTGGAGATATACAAAAAGAACAAACTGGAGCCGAATGATATAAGTTTGAACGGCGGCTCCCATGATGC TTGGGCATACCCCATAGTGTCGACCATTTTTTATGATACGCTGAGCCATTCAATCG TTGTCCCATTATCCGTCATACTCATACCGTACTTCAATGCTGTATTGCCTCCATATCTGCACTATGCCTCTGTTGGTGTTTCCATTGCCAAAGAGATTTTGCGATCCATCACAAAATCGTTCGACGAAAAGGCAATGCGCTGTGTCCCGCATTCTGTAAATATATTCTCGAACTACAGCCGCATGGACATACTGATTCACTCAGGAGGAATGCAGATATCATACCACTCAATGCTTTCCCTAACCGGTCCCATCAAGGGAATGGCCAGACTACCTGGTCTGAATCTAACGCCGACGCAAATCTTCTTTTTAGTTTCCGCCCAGGAACTGTGTGCTGAATCGAACTACTTGGGCATCGATACAAACGCTCCCGAATTCGACAATAT ATTGGGTTGGCTCGTTGCCCAGGGCGGGAGTGCGACTGAAGTTTTCAAATGTCCATCGGGATCCATGATCAATATACAGAAGACCTGCAATGtgctttaa
- the LOC117142992 gene encoding uncharacterized protein LOC117142992 → MKSNGFFVSRLKQPNIAPTLPVLSPHSPMNANIHLNSQHTQLSGRYLNNKVSQQIDTDSIKRVASNRSLKDSQNVLSISSTLICNCEKAHKSNGSESEANEEIKIKLSSDTGNKSTINKLKDPKLSSASQKNGLDNSTEGCLQLKSVIGKDQKSLSPRLTLHKSGFQQAIIISDDSEITKSSRLGTQTARQLSSNSDNQFYRQLTHKISKSEQTSPNNLELDKANFLYDTNNRSTGCLVYPSDPWIKNSHIKNSLSPKTEKYSNTMHHNIDPWVKRQTDAAVEVARLPKKNFYREKSLSSINNKLISTRTEKSKCAKPQLKHSKTELDDDQVFLNEPGLLFAPFSPQYRNTSHKIWSLDQPSNDLKANIQSKSASFLPDKVKEISSPLPNHVRKSVQQNNSNLLCPNDQARSLLQVEKLHSRHSSLSIPTQSKEELPLNIRRLSEQIREPPLEKNISLSLSDRNVSKIPTSDGVREAHLVAPHQMDKFHVSRDAAVQSTSHLEDFISLKRAPKDSTIVNNVNPFTSTYKPDPLLETTC, encoded by the coding sequence ATGAAGTCGAACGGCTTCTTTGTTTCTCGTTTAAAACAACCAAATATTGCTCCAACACTTCCAGTACTTTCTCCACATTCACCAATGAATGCTAATATACATCTAAATAGCCAGCATACCCAACTTTCCGGTCGATATCTAAATAACAAAGTGTCCCAACAAATCGACACTGATAGTATAAAAAGAGTGGCATCTAACCGATCTCTGAAGGACAGTCAAAACGTCTTATCCATTTCATCAACTTTAATATGCAACTGCGAGAAGGCCCACAAATCGAATGGTTCAGAATCGGAAGCAAACGaagaaatcaaaattaaacTGAGCTCAGATACTGGTAACAAGTCTaccattaataaattaaaagacCCGAAACTCTCTTCAGCATCGCAAAAAAACGGATTAGATAATTCAACCGAGGGTTGCTTGCAATTGAAAAGTGTAATTGGAAAGGATCAGAAATCGCTGTCTCCGAGACTGACGTTACACAAGAGTGGGTTTCAACAGGCCATCATAATTTCCGACGACAGTGAGATCACGAAGTCTTCGCGATTAGGTACCCAAACGGCAAGGCAGCTCTCCAGTAATTCAGACAATCAATTTTATCGACAGCTTACCCATAAGATTAGCAAATCGGAGCAAACTTCCCCCAACAACTTGGAGCTAGACAAAGCTAACTTTCTCTACGATACGAACAACAGGAGTACAGGCTGTTTGGTGTATCCTTCGGATCCATGGATAAAGAACTCGCACATTAAGAACAGCTTATCCCCcaaaacggaaaagtattcaaACACCATGCATCACAATATCGATCCGTGGGTCAAGAGGCAAACAGACGCTGCTGTGGAAGTCGCACGGCTTCCCAAGAAGAATTTCTACCGCGAAAAATCCCTTTCTTCCATAAACAACAAACTAATTTCGACCAGAACTGAGAAATCAAAGTGTGCAAAGCCGCAGTTGAAGCATTCGAAAACGGAGCTGGACGATGATCAAGTATTTTTAAATGAGCCAGGATTGCTTTTTGCTCCATTCTCTCCACAATATCGCAACACGTCGCATAAAATCTGGTCCCTCGACCAGCCTTCTAACGATCTGAAAGCCAACATTCAAAGCAAGTCAGCTAGTTTTTTACCGGACAAGGTGAAGGAGATATCCAGTCCATTGCCGAACCATGTTAGAAAATCCGTACAACAAAACAATAGTAATTTGCTGTGTCCAAACGATCAAGCAAGGTCATTGCTTCAAGTAGAAAAATTGCATTCGAGGCACAGCTCCCTATCGATTCCCACTCAATCGAAGGAGGAACTACCCCTGAACATCCGCCGACTGTCCGAGCAGATCCGTGAACCGCCTTTGGAGAAAAACATCTCATTATCCCTCAGCGATCGTAACGTTAGCAAAATTCCGACATCTGATGGCGTGCGTGAGGCTCACCTGGTTGCCCCTCACCAGATGGACAAATTTCATGTGAGTAGGGATGCCGCAGTGCAGAGTACGAGCCACCTTGAAGACTTTATATCCCTAAAACGAGCCCCCAAAGATTCCACAATTGTTAATAATGTAAACCCCTTTACGAGTACTTATAAGCCTGATCCACTTTTAGAAACCACCTGTTAA
- the LOC117142993 gene encoding uncharacterized protein LOC117142993: MLWIRVLVAYNIILFGSFHGECAAVHKDNTFNSTDKATKNYLIEAQSIGRIVNRVNQKEIHQNILPPPNYIADITRTSSTDAENPCPIDVPQLNAAPEAQINGNPSATYISYGSQVNTQSTYSSDFQLQIQSPRPVQHIHYHYIVPNTTPKPIVNYVTQSQSDFNAHNVNSDGQPYSSNDPRPSHIIESNLQHSNREVMSVNPLYSAVDNGGFLYDSPDEHQGQASENTSVYEFRDPGQTTKDELQSEEALLKTSSELSINQPISNHQMDVVSPIPNQTEVYFIKYYDEHNKTTTSPESQIKMDTSSEVSDGSGLIDIRAGIAETLEGHMESTTPYNEYSAYNVPLN; this comes from the coding sequence ATGCTTTGGATAAGAGTGCTTGTGGcgtataatataattttattcgGAAGTTTCCATGGAGAGTGTGCTGCCGTTCATAAAGATAATACCTTTAATTCAACAGataaagctacaaaaaactATCTTATTGAAGCTCAGTCGATTGGGAGAATCGTAAACCGCGTAAATCAGAAGGAAATTCATCAGAACATCCTGCCACCGCCCAATTATATAGCTGATATAACTCGCACATCGAGTACTGATGCAGAAAATCCCTGCCCCATTGATGTACCCCAATTAAATGCTGCTCCAGAAGCCCAGATCAATGGAAATCCATCAGCTACGTATATAAGCTACGGATCACAAGTAAACACTCAATCCACTTACTCATCAGATTTTCAATTGCAAATACAAAGCCCACGACCAGTTCAGCACATACATTACCACTACATTGTGCCCAATACCACTCCAAAACCGATCGTAAATTATGTGACTCAATCTCAATCTGATTTCAACGCCCACAATGTCAATTCAGATGGTCAACCATACTCCTCAAACGACCCTCGGCCATCGCATATCATTGAAAGCAATCTGCAGCATAGCAATCGAGAAGTTATGTCAGTCAACCCCTTGTACTCAGCGGTGGACAATGGTGGATTCCTCTACGATTCGCCGGATGAGCACCAGGGTCAGGCATCTGAAAATACATCCGTATACGAATTTAGAGATCCTGGCCAGACTACAAAGGATGAACTGCAAAGTGAGGAGGCTTTACtgaaaacaagttcggagctTTCCATAAACCAGCCAATTTCGAATCATCAAATGGACGTAGTCAGTCCAATTCCGAATCAGACGGAAGTTTACTTTATTAAGTACTACGATGAACATAACAAAACTACTACTTCACCCGAGTCCCAGATCAAAATGGATACTTCAAGTGAGGTTTCAGACGGCAGTGGGTTGATAGACATCAGGGCAGGAATTGCTGAAACTTTGGAAGGACATATGGAGTCTACGACTCCATATAATGAATACTCTGCATACAACGTTCCATTGAATTAG
- the LOC117142995 gene encoding uncharacterized protein LOC117142995, producing MPDSMNAILIKCPENNSNKSCETQLIVNIHMNPSFDMENTEKFWVVDKVYDPSKGRTLKIISPYLIVVSRGEPVVMYPLRFLKSINNDPIPMKPPNEVNNNAKLAGSTSCMTNEEKNKKRHEMINATRLKRNQFTHFQTGKSIVSNIFGAKRQKKNTQPRRRDKMINDHQQKDLSSLGLVQILDTSVTKDYPDSLKELLHPYKDTQSKELEKHMDLPKWHDISKSKFEDFSGKSQIKTHPKENLKRLNNADDIDTLLPHEDSKNFEQQNIEGKLDKLYSNYENPKKEPVADYLPYNKVTPESKSKQMNENFDKNYVPPRKSMLDSNEFPYTKDRKNIRFKSPLKSPHDVQDFPYENVDKHFILTAFPKQKSGSHKMENEKNNLMTSGNRKANNYEFPIERENKYLKSHSIDNIYDFPQESKKHHENYKPLLDESYLPEEMIYKNKNFKGSNNQYELDFPLEAEKDQYHFRTPVDGSSSALDFHSEIEKNTNNFKNPDYSYSPEKSYDNSLSFENEFESRDENLNFNAPKENLNNHNFNFDTKSDYQSLPERKVNDFSWTHGSIADESLDSIVSHHMKQRLSDNDNDFSLDYFKPASSKKYLDFGSNQKMNPYLNYPKSNSYKFPRSRYLKRMKRSVLQDRHMENDEDSDLDPKYDTDLDSVNLKHSDDDGEIPCDTCGGKNKKKEEKPRPIYINTLEDHKSLEGKIENVNTKLDDAVPCDTCGGKNKKPGGKPLPGGLPLEINSLTEENEERSLPDYMIPCESCKKANRYRITEGNLDSASCGCVTNPKVCSCESSKLSRALNNSLKEWSYTVFNMKSPVPFLTTKLRVFRRRHNTWWLVVPIITLDSLSGIFANDDFSAVFTSHIDMIRLEKLTGFSNRNLAVPNEKVNTFARKRHVITLKDLQDNIGKSVLLDESNKDVSIREIKKSFNLKAQKQDSIKGLETRSIKGLGYLPVTMNALDNCPHKDKTLCLNIRDEKVPEYSIKVKIPFRENAFVMRDKHIVKISRIVTDATTKDALQISIEVINNGFEAQEFIIYICNCNILKSGSTSNSARRLLEPYIGQTVIFLVPLIVGSKKNKKYSCDVIVKAITEFDDNDINLAKPVDLKVGVVAKRTMDIKCHSRCFCVWRCRCHCIGKLETFINYNACERMDPKSEKEAGLIYNCPPGNEPHDVCIKDVFSDRNEEKTCNLSCKVMAIALVILIILFLLGLLKAILGICITGIGRFGFDTVQPGRTYEYTSCIRIFLVNCFFFIIYPFACWCKCFRPKAKDLIDASSDWDCISQNDETPECSCDKKDSSSSCRLHGGQDIQDNLVLSFAPLHENGLFKDDKSDDEESHLFILEVLEESKCSLTKMMSQVLDPGQSAEQATESQNVDDMLADEFVESLRNSQVAYRTLSSPVGGVVEIPINYKYCVKGFFVQTINSSFEFVSFHPLSQFVGITEENEVRILPQPQYIHSNEFSRVYASKMEVHRAGDLSVVPPLNAPCINIDHGNHLESSFVKLAAQQEQMKANQNLN from the exons ATGCCCGACAGTATGAACGCAATTCTCATCAAATGCCCCGAGAACAATTCAAACAAATCCTGCGAGACGCAACTGATTGTCAATATTCATATGAACCCAAGCTTCGATATGGAAAACACGGAAAAGTTTTGGGTGGTCGATAAGGTCTATGATCCCTCGAAAGGAAGAACTTTAAAGATAATATCTCCCTATCTGATTGTGGTTAGCAGGGGCGAGCCTGTTGTGATGTACCCTCTTCGGTTTCTAAAA TCAATTAATAATGACCCAATTCCCATGAAACCCCCAAATGAAGTCAATAATAATGCAAAACTTGCTGGTTCCACATCCTGCATGACTAatgaagaaaaaaataaaaaaagacaTGAGATGATAAATGCAACCAGAT tgaaaagaaatcaatttaCACACTTCCAAACAGGAAAATCAATTGTTTCGAACATTTTCGGTGCGAAaaggcaaaagaaaaacacacaaCCTCGGCGCAGGGATAAAATGATCAATGATCACCAACAAAAGGACCTTTCTAGTCTGGGACTTGTTCAAATTTTGGATACTTCTGTCACAAAAG ATTACCCAGATTCCCTTAAAGAACTTTTACATCCATATAAAGATACACAGAGTAAAGAACTCGAAAAGCATATGGACTTACCAAAATGGCACGATATTTCTAAATCAAAGTTTGAAGACTTTTCAGGAAAAAGTCAAATTAAAACCCACCCAAAAGAAAACTTAAAAAGGCTAAACAACGCAGACGATATTGATACCCTACTTCCTCATGAG GACTCAAAAAACTTCGAGCAACAAAATATCGAAGGTAAACTTGATAAACTGTACTCAAATTACGAAAATCCTAAGAAGGAACCAGTAGCCGATTATCTTCC ATATAATAAAGTGACACCGGAATCCAAATCTAAACAAATGAATGAAAATTTTGATAAAAATTATGTCCCACCTCGGAAAAGTATGCTTGATTCGAATGAATTTCCATACACGAAAGATCGTAAAAATATTAGGTTTAAGTCACCTCTAAAAAGCCCTCATGATGTACAAGATTTTCCCTATGAAAATGTAGATaagcattttattttgacGGCATTTCCCAAGCAGAAAAGTGGTTCacataaaatggaaaatgaaaaaaataatttgatgACATCCGGTAATAGGAAAGCGAATAACTATGAATTTCCAATTGAGagggaaaataaatatttgaagtcGCATTCCATTGATAATATTTATGATTTTCCTCAGGAAAGTAAAAAGCACCATGAAAACTATAAGCCACTTTTGGATGAGAGCTATTTACCCGAGGAAAtgatatataaaaataaaaactttaaaggaTCTAATAATCAATATGAACTCGATTTTCCATTGGAAGCTGAAAAGGATCAATATCATTTCAGGACCCCAGTCGACGGTTCGTCCAGTGCATTGGATTTTCAcagtgaaattgaaaaaaatacaaataattttaaaaaccCGGATTATAGTTATTCACCTGAAAAGTCATATGATAATAGCCTTTCCTTTGAAAATGAGTTCGAAAGTCGTGATGAAAACCTAAATTTTAACGCACCTAAGGAAAATTTGAACAACCACAACTTTAACTTTGATACAAAATCAGACTACCAAAGTTTACCCGAAAGAAAGGTTAATGATTTTTCGTGGACCCATGGAAGCATTGCAGACGAAAGCCTTGATTCTATTGTGAGCCATCATATGAAACAAAGACTTTCAG ATAACGATAATGATTTCAGTTTGGATTATTTTAAGCCGGCTAGtagcaaaaaatatttagactTCGGATCCAATCAGAAGATGAATCCATATTTGAATTACCCAAAGAGCAATTCCTATAAGTTTCCACGATCAAGATACCTAAAAAGGATGAAACGATCCGTGCTTCAAGATCGTCATATGGAAAACGATGAAGATTCTGATTTGGATCCAAAGTATGATACCGATCTTGACTCGGTGAACTTGAAGCACAGTGATGATGATGGGGAAATTCCATGTGATACTTGCGGGGGCAAGAATAAAAAGAAGGAAGAAAAACCCCGACCCATATATATTAATACTTTGGAGGATCACAAAAGCTTAGAAGGTAAAATTGAGAATGTGAACACCAAACTGGACGATGCCGTTCCTTGCGATACGTGTGGTGGTAAGAATAAGAAGCCAGGAGGGAAACCCTTGCCTGGTGGATTGCCTTTGGAAATCAACAGTTTAACTGAGGAAAATGAAGAGCGAAGCTTACCCGACTATATGATACCGTGTGAAAGTTGCAAGAAGGCCAATAGATACAGAATCACAGAAGGCAACCTGGATTCTGCATCCTGCGGCTGTGTTACCAATCCAAAAGTGTGCAGTTGTGAATCCTCCAAGTTATCCCGAGCTTTAAACAATAG TTTAAAGGAATGGAGCTATACAGTTTTTAATATGAAGAGTCCTGTACCATTTCTAACCACCAAGTTACGTGTTTTTAGAAGGCGTCACAACACGTGGTGGCTGGTTGTTCCGATAATAAC GCTTGATAGTTTATCAGGCATATTTGCAAATGATGACTTTTCGGCTGTGTTTACTTCTCACATCGATATGATTCGCCTGGAGAAATTAACAGGCTTTTCCAATCGAAATCTTGCTGTTCCCAATGAAAAAGTGAATACATTTGCTCGAAAGCGACATGTCATTACCCTAAAAGATTTGCAGGATAACATTGGGAAAAGTGTTCTGCTGGATGAATCGAACAAGGACGTATCCATTAGGGAAATAAAGAAATCTTTCAACTTGAAAGCTCAAAAGCAGGATAGTATTAAAGGCTTAGAAACTAGAAGCATCAAGGGATTGGGATATCTTCCAGTGACTATGAATGCGCTGGATAATTGCCCTCATAAGGACAAAACCCTATGCCTAAATATTCGTGATGAGAAAGTACCAG AATATAGCATCAAAGTGAAGATACCCTTTCGAGAAAATGCTTTTGTTATGCGCGATAAGCATATAGTGAAAATATCAAGAATCGTTACCGATGCAACCACAAAAGATGCGCTTCAGATTTCGATTGAAGTTATAAACAATGGATTTGAGGCCCAGGAATTCATCATATATATTTGCAATTGCAACATTTTAAAAAGTGGATCAACATCGAATAGTGCCAGAAGATTGTTAGAGCCGTATATTGGCCAAACCGTCATATTCCTAGTGCCCTTGATAGTAGGATCGaagaaaaacaagaaatacAGCTGCGATG TGATTGTTAAGGCGATTACCGAATTTGATGACAATGATATCAATCTAGCGAAACCCGTTGACCTAAAAGTAGGCGTGGTTGCCAAAAGGACAATGGACATTAAATGCCACTCGAGGTGCTTTTGTGTTTGGCGTTGTCGATGTCACTGCATCGGAAAGTTGGAAACTTTCATAAACTACAATGCTTGTGAAAGAATGGATCCCAAGTCCGAGAAAGAGGCTGGTCTCATCTACAACTGCCCACCGGGCAACGAGCCACATGATGTGTGCATCAAGGACGTTTTCAGCGATCGAAACGAGGAGAAAACTTGCAATCTCTCCTGTAAGGTTATGGCCATTGCATTGGTAATTTTGATCATACTATTCTTATTGG GACTTTTAAAGGCCATTCTTGGCATCTGCATTACTGGCATAGGTCGATTTGGCTTCGACACAGTGCAGCCTGGCAGGACATACGAATACACGTCGTGCATAAGGATCTTTTTGGTCAACTGCTTCTTCTTCATCATATATCCCTTTGCCTGTTGGTGCAAGTGCTTCCGACCAAAGGCGAAGGATCTCATAGATGCCAGTTCCGATTGGGATTGCATTTCTCAGAACGATGAAACCCCCGAATGCTCCTGTGAT AAAAAGGACTCCAGTTCAAGTTGCCGACTCCATGGTGGCCAGGATATACAAGATAATCTAGTGCTATCCTTTGCTCCACTACATGAAAATGGCTTGTTTAAGGACGATAAGTCAGACGACGAGGAGAGTCATTTGTTTATCCTTGAAGTGTTGGAGGAAAGCAAATGTTCCCTGACCAAGATG ATGAGTCAAGTCTTGGATCCTGGTCAGAGTGCCGAACAAGCCACTGAAAGTCAGAATGTCGATGATATGTTGGCCGATGAGTTTGTGGAAAGTCTGAGGAACTCGCAGGTTGCTTATAGGACATTGAGTTCTCCAGTTGGCGGAGTAGTAGAGATCCCGATAAACTATAAGTATTGCGTGAAAGGGTTCTTTGTGCAAACTATAAACTCCTCGTTTGAATTCGTGAGCTTTCATCCATTGTCCCAGTTTGTGGGCATTACAGAGGAG AACGAAGTTAGGATTCTGCCACAACCTCAATACATCCACTCCAATGAGTTCTCTAGAGTATATGCTAGTAAAATGGAGGTTCATAGGGCAGGCGATCTGTCAGTGGTTCCTCCACTGAATGCTCCTTGCATCAACATCGACCATGGAAACCACTTGGAGAGTTCCTTTGTTAAGCTTGCAGCGCAACAGGAGCAAATGAAAGCAAATCAGAActtaaattaa
- the LOC117142994 gene encoding alpha/beta hydrolase domain-containing protein 17B: protein MFSISELCCMFCCPPCPGPIAAKLAFQPPEPTYKLTPADDTNIRYNLQLFDRAEWQYSEREKSKVEAFFTRTSRGNLITCIYVRCSKNAKYTLLFSHGNAVDLGQMSSFYLTLGSQINCNIFGYDYSGYGMSGGKPSEKNLYADIEAAWQAMRTRFNISPETIILYGQSIGTVPTVDLASRHEVGAVILHSPLMSGLRVVFRNTKRTWFFDAFPSIDKVAKVKAPVLVIHGTDDEVIDFSHGIGIYERCPKTVEPFWVEGAGHNDVELHPHYYERLRKFLSVELVK from the exons ATGTTCAGTATAAGCGAGCTCTGTTGCATGTTTTGCTGCCCCCCGTGTCCGGGTCCCATTGCGGCCAAGTTGGCCTTCCAGCCGCCGGAGCCCACGTACAAATTGACCCCGGCGGACGACACCAACATCCGGTACAACCTGCAGTTGTTCGACCGCGCCGAATGGCAGTACTCCGAACGTGAGAAATCGAAAGTGGAGGCCTTCTTTACGCGCACCTCGCGTGGCAACCTGATCACCTGCATCTATGTCAGGTGCAGCAAGAATGCCAAGTACACGCTGCTCTTCTCCCACGGGAATGCAGTGGATTTGGGCCAGATGAGCAGCTTCTACCTGACCCTGGGCTCCCAGATCAACTGTAATATCTTTGGGTACGACTACTCCGGGTACGGAATGAGTGGCGGCAAGCCCTCCGAGAAGAATCTGTACGCGGACATAGAGGCAGCCTGGCAGGCGATGAGAACCAG ATTCAACATCAGCCCGGAGACAATCATCTTGTATGGGCAGAGCATTGGCACTGTGCCCACTGTGGACCTGGCCTCGCGTCACGAGGTCGGCGCTGTGATACTCCATTCGCCGCTGATGTCCGGCCTTAGGGTCGTCTTTAGGAACACAAAGAGAACCTGGTTCTTCGACGCCTTTCCCAG CATTGATAAAGTGGCTAAGGTGAAGGCTCCGGTACTGGTTATCCACGGCACCGATGATGAGGTCATTGACTTTTCCCATGGCATCGGAATCTACGAACGGTGTCCTAAGACTGTCGAGCCGTTTTGGGTGGAG GGTGCTGGACATAATGATGTGGAACTGCATCCGCATTATTACGAGCGACTGCGCAAATTTCTTTCGGTGGAACTCGTCAAATGA